A section of the Babylonia areolata isolate BAREFJ2019XMU chromosome 1, ASM4173473v1, whole genome shotgun sequence genome encodes:
- the LOC143291467 gene encoding uncharacterized protein LOC143291467: MLDTERKTDDLEGRSKRNNLTFYGLPRKQNETQAECENIVNDTIVVKLEMTEDFQFNRVHRLNSKPNSHFILRCTFYKDKETILKAKRKLKGSDVFIGEDYSFRVREIRKKLSPHLKKAKSEGKRATMVYDHLIIEGEKFYLDKGQKLREAQ, from the coding sequence ATGCTGGACACAGAACGGAAAACTGACGATCTGGAAGGACGCTCCAAACGGAACAACTTGACTTTTTATGGACTTCCACGTAAACAGAACGAGACACAGGCAGAATGTGAGAACATCGTCAACGATACAATCGTGGTTAAGTTGGAGATGACAGAGGACTTCCAGTTCAATCGTGTGCATCGCCTGAATTCAAAGCCCAACTCACATTTCATCCTACGCTGCACCTTCTACAAAGACAAGGAAACTATTCTAAAGGCCAAACGCAAATTGAAGGGCAGTGATGTGTTCATTGGCGAGGACTATTCTTTCCGTGtgagagaaataagaaagaaactgTCGCCACATTTGAAGAAGGCAAAAAGCGAGGGTAAGCGAGCCACTATGGTTTATGACCACCTTATCATCGAGGGGGAAAAGTTTTACCTTGATAAGGGACAGAAACTTCGGGAGGCTCAATAG